One genomic region from Bactrocera tryoni isolate S06 chromosome 3, CSIRO_BtryS06_freeze2, whole genome shotgun sequence encodes:
- the LOC120771020 gene encoding tubulin-folding cofactor B, protein MEPLQINSGEDYVKVNISNSKNDSIALDLKFAKSLTIGQLKCKLEIITGGNAATMQLELYNGDRLVTSLHDDSVLLGALPIETGMRIHVIDNFNWIADVEKFELTDEQYETKQDTVRNFLKKNRMGKYNEEETRQKEEKLQRQRQLEQERAELCTIGARCQVTVPANPVRRGTVRYNGPIDGKKGIFIGVEYDEPLGKNNGSVDGKAYFSCAQNYGGFVPPTAVEVGDFPPEDTGLEEDEI, encoded by the exons ATGGAGCCCTTGCAGATCAATAGTGGTGAGGATTATGTTAAAGTCAATATATCGAATTCCAAAAACGACAGCATCGCGCTGGacttgaaatttgcaaaaagcCTTACAATCGGCCAACTGAAG TGTAAATTGGAAATCATAACAGGCGGTAATGCGGCTACAATGCAATTGGAGTTGTATAATGGCGATCGACTGGTCACAAGTCTGCATGATGACAGCGTTTTATTGGGCGCGTTGCCTATAGAAACGGGTATGCGCATACATGTAATCGACAATTTCAACTGGATAGCGGATGTGGAGAAATTCGAGCTAACCGATGAGCAATACGAAACCAAGCAGGATACTGTGCGTAATTTTCTGAAAAAGAATCGCATGGGCAAGTACAATGAGGAAGAGACGCGTCAGAAGGAAGAAAAATTGCAACGACAACGGCAGCTGGAGCAGGAGCGCGCTGAGTTGTGCACTATCGGTGCGCGCTGTCAG GTGACAGTGCCTGCCAATCCAGTGCGTCGTGGTACCGTCAGATACAATGGGCCAATTGATGGCAAGAAAGGTATTTTCATTGGTGTAGAGTATGATGAGCCACTTGGCAAGAATAATGGAAG CGTCGATGGCAAGGCGTACTTCTCTTGCGCACAAAACTACGGCGGTTTTGTGCCACCAACGGCTGTAGAAGTTGGCGATTTCCCACCAGAGGACACAGGGCTCGAAGAAGATGAGATTTAA
- the LOC120772179 gene encoding activator of 90 kDa heat shock protein ATPase homolog 1, translated as MAKWGEGDPRWIVEERPDATNVNNWHWTEKNATPWSKDRLAQLFKGLKIEKDGIECIVDNVDDCTGEATVNNRKGKLIFFYEWKLILKWTGKLLNNSNLEHKGKITIPNLSEENDLDDIEITITIDESNDESENLKQFMYNNGRDVVRKQIALYIKELKEEYSKNLILPKKGEENTVVSPKIKQAGSSIAAEANLSNSANTVKASDKSGNNVGCKLDVRTLRMAVEFNCSANDLYNALTKEDMLTAFTRAPVKVLPTRGGEFVLYGGNVLGKFEELVPEKKIQQTWRLKNWPSGHYSQVVIDLEETKNNTQLKLTQTGIPASEYDAMTTNWHRYYWESMKQTFGFGLSISGLW; from the exons atggcaaaGTGGGGTGAAGGTGATCCACGTTGGATTGTTGAAGAACGTCCGGACGCAACGAATGTCAACAATTGGCATTGGACGGAAAAAAACGCTACACCTTGGTCCAAGGACCGTTTAGCACAATTATTTAAAGGACTTAAGattg AAAAGGATGGCATCGAATGTATTGTAGATAATGTTGACGATTGTACTGGTGAAGCTACAGTTAACAATCGTAAAGGGAAACTTATTTTCTTCTATGAATGGAAATTGATACTTAAATGGACtggaaaattattgaataatagCAATTTAGAGCATAAAGGTAAAATAACTATACCGAATTTGTCCGAAGAAAACGATTTAGATGACATAGAGATAACCATTACCATTGACGAGTCCAACGATGAATCGGAAAATCTGAAACAGTTCATGTATAATAATGGACGAGATGTTGTACGGAAACAGATCGCATTGTATATCAAGGAATTGAAAGAggaatattccaaaaatttaatacttccGAAAAAGGGCGAAGAAAATACTGTAGTCTCGCCAAAGATAAAACAAGCCGGATCCAGTATCGCAGCGGAAGCTAATTTATCGAATAGTGCAAATACAGTGAAAGCCAGTGATAAATCAGGGAATAATGTTGGCTGTAAGTTAGACGTAAGAACGTTAAGAATGGCTGTTGAGTTCAATTGTAGTGCGAACGATTTATATAATGCCTTGACAAAAGAGGATATGTTAACTGCTTTCACCCGTGCACCAGTTAAAGTGTTGCCAACGCGCGGTGGAGA ATTCGTTTTGTATGGCGGTAATGTGCTAGGTAAGTTCGAAGAACTGGTACCAGAAAAGAAGATTCAACAAACTTGGCGACTTAAAAACTGGCCTTCAGGTCACTACTCCCAGGTTGTGATAGACTTGGAGGAGACG AAAAACAACACCCAATTGAAGCTAACACAAACTGGCATTCCTGCGTCCGAATATGATGCTATGACCACAAACTGGCACCGATACTACTGGGAGAGCATGAAACAAACGTTTGGCTTCGGCTTATCTATATCGGGTTTATGGTAA
- the LOC120771019 gene encoding neurotrimin, producing the protein MAPAISTTIHLITFAVFFAVASSALTSLDNAVEPAELKRDDLARRFLENDTVLLACDNHFSFQYVRWYKEDQLIVDSRDSNETLTPDRIRLWSNGSLQIAQLQPMDTGDYSCALKTDNDTEVQKMHSIIVQYPPTVKTEPEGIIELPIGAVFQVICEARGVPQPKLYWRWNGKLVDNQLIGNRLSMQIEVGSRAQTGPIECVANNSVGELAVAGMFLKVQFPPEVRLERNIIYTKVGIRSDLECLIEAVPRASVNWFHHGVPMTYDSRISRYELEMQPNVSNLQYNTVIKHTLSIRNVRDSDLGLYECRAENKLGFKSAAIDLTGRPMPCVFKINPGVQSSTSHVLVWQTESLSALMEFKLKFRQIPSASITPQTLDIDFKTDWTILTIPSELSAGPIHITTYTLHGLQPASVYEVVVFARNHFGWSESSKIVRFATGGEVELPNYSTESELDSNEEQSSLESVEQPEEDSVHLNEIYESRIITSAAAKVWQFMNLAGFMAFAYVKYVLI; encoded by the exons ATGGCACCAGCGATTTCAACCACAATCCACCTTATCACATTTGCGGTTTTCTTTGCGGTGGCGAGTTCAGCTTTGACGAGCTTGGATAATGCTGTAGAACCTGCTGAGTTGAAACGTGACGATTTGGCGAGAAGATTTCTGGAAAATGACACCGTTTTATTAGCTTGTGATAATCATT TTTCGTTTCAGTATGTGCGTTGGTACAAAGAGGATCAATTAATTGTCGATTCACGCGACAGCAATGAGACATTAACGCCCGATCGCATACGACTTTGGTCCAACGGTAGTTTACAAATTGCGCAGCTGCAACCGATGGATACCGGCGATTACAGTTGCGCATTGAAAACCGACAATGACACGGAAGTGCAGAAAATGCACAGCATAATAGTACAATATCCGCCGACGGTCAAGACGGAACCGGAAGGTATTATCGAATTGCCAATCGGCGCGGTTTTTCAAGTGATCTGTGAAGCTCGCGGCGTGCCACAGCCCAAATTGTATTGGCGTTGGAATGGCAAATTGGTGGATAATCAGTTGATCGGCAATCGTTTGAGCATGCAAATCGAAGTGGGTTCGCGTGCGCAAACCGGGCCGATCGAGTGTGTGGCGAACAATAGCGTAGGTGAACTTGCGGTGGCGGGCATGTTTTTGAAAGTGCAAT TTCCACCAGAGGTGCGTTTGGAAAGAAATATAATCTACACTAAAGTCGGCATACGCAGCGATTTGGAGTGCCTGATCGAAGCGGTGCCACGCGCAAGTGTTAACTGGTTTCACCATGGCGTACCGATGACCTACGATTCCCGAATAAGTCGCTATGAGCTCGAAATGCAACCGAATGTTTCAAATCTACAATACAACACTGTCATTAAGCATACATTGTCTATTCGAAATGTGCGCGACTCAGATCTCGGTTTGTATGAGTGTCGCGCcgagaataaattgggtttcaAGAGCGCGGCAATCGATTTGACTGGGCGTCCCATGCCGTGTGTCTTCAAAATCAATCCAGGCGTGCAGAGTTCAACCTCACATGTGCTTGTATGGCAGACAGAAAGCTTGTCGGCGTTAATGGAGTTCAAGTTGAAATTTCGACAAATACCATCAg CAAGCATTACACCACAAACTTTGGACATTGATTTCAAAACCGATTGGACCATTTTGACAATACCATCAGAGCTATCTGCCG gtCCCATTCACATAACAACATACACCTTACATGGTCTACAACCAGCAAGTGTCTACGAGGTGGTAGTATTCGCACGCAACCACTTTGGTTGGAGTGAGAGTAGTAAAATTGTGAGATTTGCAACGGGTGGCGAAG TTGAATTACCAAATTACTCCACTGAATCGGAGTTGGATAGCAACGAGGAGCAGTCGTCTTTAGAAAGTGTGGAGCAGCCGGAGGAAGACTCGGTgcatttgaatgaaatttatgaaagcAGAATAATTACCTCGGCAGCGGCCAAAGTATGGCAGTTTATGAATTTAGCTGGTTTCATGGCATTTGcttatgtaaaatatgtattgatatga
- the LOC120771692 gene encoding uncharacterized protein LOC120771692, whose translation MLPNTISQDRGKDWTSLHEAAANGNEEMLQTLLAGNADPTAKETKLGNTPLHEAASRGYSRSVKLLCAPKPNTKPPPKSKQKQEATKQSRGTIQNATLGLQNFAGFTALHLAAQNGHNQSCRELLMAGANPDIENYYGDSALHTACRYGHAGAARILLSAFCDVNKKNLNGDTPLHITSAMGRHKLSRILLEAECEINIRNSQGETPRDIAIRKGFGKILDILDNPHRIRNKKGKPATGEEDKTKAAPCTSKTHANEVSWSPYGCHYFPDMRAFPSPKLETLPKEPLKRGEQYYLDLAGHIRKGPIGIGNICYCGPFFKHIEDKINSNKRHLRKYVHTAKEHLDDKVQALAARTNHQIEKLTRTMIADRVECQTRRLYLENYLKRGDPLRLTADVTTRGREAREMFDTLKRCRSLEFLEKVDMSESKLANSRSYDLLDANANAPEVVVEDRMDEALCCPHSTELQNHLSEDSNNEFYDVSKRLGSLLAKTSTFLTVPAHAVPNSTTKATAAALEIDADDGGLSTRVQNMHLSPSNSEASNITPAQLSSETGAISSPDYNCNFRTPHGAAKRKAFAATTEEATTTASSSMASPAERTQYRDKPITNYGNERQLEYLYSIQKRGSVIQNVISALRKSHQRADDSLVLAKTRNESEYTQEDKLGYKDELFQVQRSAECESKEAAMLKEVGLPLENLSVSTHAFAMKGRDFNEMQRLQTQIGEITTPTYNEQETRYQDSSYTESHPGEDCLDSLESVQQQPLQQFTGANNAPLYAQQVLDKVGVATHGSTPSHATDSPDSQNYVFQTNYWPERYVPKDAYFHDLSQRKCKVAQPNVTTAASIAKPSTEEPTAYTNALPKFKVANAVKSIEKLNGQVLSNTYIRDPTVRSSLKAKSFVVPAVVSTTPKSCSACTEAICNGNCTYDESLKIVREPRVRRPIHEEEQNEAVPIGFTTTQSASLNETGIVTASAVHNGLGPYSAYSHDEAGALAGKTSRLPAAGFYASNVSSLV comes from the exons ATGCTACCAAATACGATTAGTCAG GACCGCGGCAAGGACTGGACCAGTTTGCACGAGGCTGCCGCCAATGGCAACGAGGAAATGCTGCAGACGCTACTCGCTGGCAATGCAGACCCCACCGCCAAGGAGACCAAATTAGGCAATACACCGCTGCATGAAGCGGCGTCGCGCGGCTACAGCCGCTCAGTAAAGTTGCTCTGCGCGCCCAAACCCAACACGAAACCGCCACCGAAGAGTAAGCAGAAGCAGGAGGCAACAAAACAAAGTCGCGGCACAATACAAAACGCAACACTGGGCTTACAGAACTTTGCCGGTTTTACCGCCTTACATTTGGCGGCACAAAACGGACATAATCAAAGTTGCAGAGAGCTACTAATGGCTGGCGCCAATCCGGATATTGAGAATTAT TATGGCGACTCGGCGCTGCACACGGCCTGTCGGTACGGACACGCCGGCGCCGCACGCATTCTACTCTCCGCCTTCTGCGACGTCAACAAGAAGAATCTCAATGGTGACACACCCTTGCATATAACCAGCGCCATGGGTAGACACAAATTGTCGCGCATACTGCTGGAAGCCGAATGTGAAATCAATATACGTAATTCGCAAGGCGAGACCCCGCGCGACATTGCAATACGTAAGGGTTTCGGCAAAATATTGGACATATTAGACAATCCACATCGCATACGCAATAAGAAAGGCAAACCGGCAACGGGCGAAGAGGATAAGACGAAAGCTGCGCCCTGCACATCTAAAACGCATGCGAATGAGGTCAGTTGGTCGCCATATGGCTGTCATTACTTTCCCGATATGCGCGCATTTCCATCGCCAAAACTGGAGACACTACCCAAAGAGCCGCTGAAGCGCGGCGAACAATACTATTTGGACCTGGCCGGGCATATACGCAAGGGACCGATCGGTATCGGTAATATCTGCTACTGCGGTCCATTCTTCAAGCACATCGAGGATAAGATCAATTCGAATAAGCGGCATTTGCGTAAATACGTACACACTGCCAAGGAACATTTGGACGATAAGGTGCAAGCGTTGGCGGCGCGTACAAATCATCAAATTGAGAAGCTAACGCGCACGATGATCGCCGATCGTGTGGAATGTCAAACTCGACGTTTATATTTGGAGAACTATTTGAAACGTGGTGATCCCTTGCGTTTAACGGCGGACGTTACGACGCGTGGACGAGAGGCACGTGAAATGTTCGACACCTTGAAACGCTGTCGAAGTCTTGAGTTTCTGGAGAAAGTCGACATGTCGGAAAGCAAGTTGGCGAACTCGCGCAGCTACGATCTGCTCGATGCGAATGCGAATGCACCGGAAGTAGTTGTTGAAGACCGTATGGATGAAGCGCTGTGCTGTCCACACTCCACTGAGTTACAAAATCATTTGAGCGAAGACTCAAACAATGAGTTTTATGATGTCTCGAAACGTTTGGGTAGTTTACTAGCGAAGACGAGTACATTTTTGACAGTGCCCGCACATGCAGTACCAAACTCAACGACCAAAGCAACAGCGGCAGCATTGGAAATAGACGCCGATGACGGTGGACTGAGCACGCGTGTGCAAAATATGCATTTGAGTCCATCGAATAGTGAGGCATCGAATATCACTCCGGCTCAGTTGAGCTCCGAAACTGGTGCGATATCGAGCCCCGACTATAATTGTAATTTCCGTACGCCGCACGGCGCGGCGAAACGTAAAGCTTTTGCGGCAACAACAGAAGAAGCTACAACCACAGCATCATCATCGATGGCATCACCAGCCGAACGTACACAATACAGAGATAAACCGATTACTAACTACGGTAATGAAAGACAGCTGGAGTACTTGTACAGCATACAGAAGCGCGGCAGCGTCATACAGAATGTGATAAGCGCATTGCGCAAAAGTCATCAAAGAGCCGATGATAGTTTGGTGTTGGCGAAGACACGCAACGAATCAGAGTACACACAAGAGGATAAGCTGGGCTATAAAGATGAACTCTTTCAGGTGCAACGTTCAGCGGAATGTGAAAGCAAAGAGGCGGCAATGTTGAAAGAGGTCGGTTTGCCACTTGAAAATTTGAGCGTGAGCACACATGCCTTCGCAATGAAGGGTCGAGACTTTAACGAAATGCAACGCTTACAAACACAAATTGGCGAAATCACAACACCAACATACAACGAGCAGGAGACGCGTTATCAGGATTCCTCCTACACGGAAAGTCATCCGGGCGAAGACTGTTTGGATTCGTTGGAAAGCGTACAGCAACAACCGTTACAACAATTTACCGGTGCGAATAATGCGCCATTATATGCGCAACAAGTCTTGGACAAAGTCGGTGTGGCGACTCATGGCTCAACGCCTTCACACGCCACAGACTCACCGGATTCGCAGAATTATGTTTTCCAGACAAACTATTGGCCCGAACGTTATGTGCCGAAAGACGCCTACTTTCACGATTTGTCACAACGCAAATGCAAGGTTGCACAACCAAATGTAACGACAGCCGCTTCAATAGCAAAACCGTCAACCGAAGAGCCTACGGCATACACGAATGCTTTGCCGAAGTTCAAAGTTGCTAATGCGgtaaaaagtatagagaagctTAATGGTCAAGTGCTGTCGAATACTTATATACGTGATCCCACCGTCAGGAGTAGCCTCAAAGCTAAATCTTTTGTGGTGCCTGCAGTCGTAAGTACAACGCCGAAGAGCTGCAGCGCTTGTACCGAAGCGATTTGTAATGGAAATTGCACTTATGACGAATCGCTGAAGATAGTACGCGAGCCGCGTGTTCGGCGCCCAATTCACGAAGAGGAACAAAATGAAGCAGTGCCCATTGGTTTCACAACAACACAATCGGCGAGTTTGAACGAAACTGGCATTGTTACAGCATCAGCAGTTCATAACGGGTTAGGACCCTATAGCGCTTACAGTCACGACGAAGCTGGTGCGCTCGCTGGCAAGACCAGCAGGCTGCCGGCAGCGGGCTTCTACGCGAGTAATGTGTCAAGTTTGGTCTGA